The following DNA comes from Flavobacterium sp. N3904.
AGGAACAGAACCGCTGACAACGTCTATAAATAATTTTTCGTCAGGATGAGCTTTTGCTAATTGTCTGAGGTTGGATTGTTGAGATGTGCTTTGACGAATGTATCTTGCTTTTATCATAATTGGAGTTATTATTGTAAAATCTCTAAAAAGTGTGCAATTTTAGGATAGTGTATTTTGCACAATTTTTTTTATTGAAAATGTTGATTGCTATAATTATTTAATGTGAACGATATTGTTATAATCTAATTTTGCACAGGACTGAAGATTTACTTCCCTTCAATCCAATCTATAACAGGAACTAACATATCACAATAAGCACCTTCAAAAGTTTTAACTACCTCACGATTTTTGTTGATGAATACTATTGTATAGTCATCAACCCATCTCAGACAAACTTTTACCCATCCTTTATGAGTAAGTCCATTCACTTTGAAAGACAAGCCACCTTGGAATTCTTTAGTTTCACTTAACGCACAAAAGTTATTGGCTCCCCAAGCCATTAAGGCACTTCTGTCAGCATAGTATATTTGTTCTATTATTGTTTTTGCAATTTCCATTGTTCTTGATGTTGTTTTCATTTTATTATTTATATCGTTAGTCTAATTTTCCAAAGCTTCTTATGAATCCTTCTGTTGTTTTGTAATCATAGAAGCTTTCAAATTGAATTCCAGTAACAGTTTCAGTTTTGATTAGCTCTGCAAGGCTCCTAATTGATTTTACAGATACAGTTCCACCAATTGTCCAAACTTGATTTATTCTAAAATCATTTCCTTTTGATTCTTCGCTTAAAATAGCATTGCCAAAATCTCTTAAATTAAAATAAGGTCGGTAACCATTTTTAGTTATTAATTGAAGAGTTAATCCTTTTAAGTTTTCTTTGATTTCTCTTAATCCTAATTTGAAGTCTGTTGCAGTCATATAATCAAGTGTTGCTTTATTATTGCACTACAAAGTAAAGGAATAGTTTATTCAAAGGCAAATAATACTTTATTTATTTTTATAAAAAGTAAGTCTTACTTACTTTTTTGTGTATCTTTGAATAAAAATTAAATATGGAAATTTTAAGATTAAAAGAATTAATGAATCAAAAAGGTATTAGCAGGGAAGAGCTTGCTAATAAGGTAGGAGTAAGTATGACTACAATAAGTAATATTAATTCTGAAAAAAATTTACCTACCATAAACCTACTATTACAAATAGCTAAAGCTTTGGATGTAGATATAAGAGAGATGTTTTTGCCCACAAAAGGAAGTTCGATCACCCAAAATGAAGTTGACCAAGCAAAAAGATTGTTTGAAAAAGGTTTAAATGTTCTTAACGGTGTTATAGAATGAAAAATGAAACCTAAATATTTATCTTTTTTTTTTGATAAATATTTTGACAACTATAAAATGCTGTCAATCTGTGCATGTCCAATCAATTGAAACCATTCCTTGTTTGCATATAATTTTAGGTAGTGTATTTCTTTAATTTTTTATAACACTAACGATGGCTATTTTTATTTATATTTGAAAAATACAAAGCGAAATAAAACTTCGTCTATCCACCTAAATTAAGATAGATAAGTGGAATTTTATTTCGTATATAAACGAGTTAGGTGTAATTTAAGAAAAGCAATATGGGATACTATAGTGACTTAGATATTGATTTTAGAGAGCAAGGCAAAAGCCCTAATATTGCTCATTCAATTGGATTAACATATGAAGAATTACTTGATTTGGATTATAATTTTATAACTGAAAAAACTAAAGACCAAAAAATCAAATCCTACAAACTAATTTTATCCGAAGACACACCTATCCATATAAGAAATAAGATAATAAACCTCGAGGATGATCTCAAAACTGTTTATATAGAACCTTATGAAATAAACTTCGGTTCATATTACCAATATGAATACGAATCAATCTCTCAAAATGATAGACACTTCGAAAAATTTAATTCAGAAATCAATAATTTAGTTTTACTAAGTAAGATTGAAACAGAAACACCTAAGCTGAAAGATATTTTATTAAGACAGGTCTTTATAGGCATAATAGGTTCATTAGAAACCTTTTTATCAGAAGTATTCATTGTCCTTACACTCAGTAATCAGAAATATTTAGAAAATTTCGTCAAGACTTTTCCTGATTTTCAAAAAACTAAATTTGCTTTAAGTGAAATTTTTATTCAACACGATAAAATTTCCGAAACCGCTAAAAAAGCTATGATTGACATTATATATCATAACTTAGCAATTGTCAAAAACATGTACAATTCGACTTTTGAAATTAATTTCCCTGAAATTGGTGAAGTAAATAAATTTATTATTAAACGCCATGATTTAGTTCACAGAAATGGTAAAACTAAGGACGGAGAAAAACTCGACATTAAGAATGTTGAAATTGAATCTATGGTTGGAATAATAAAAACATTTGTTAATGAAATATCTTCTGAATTAAAATTAATGTAAACTTTACCTAACAGGTACAACGGATTTGGGTAATAGGCTTAATGAAAAGATGGTTTTGTATTTGGGAGATTTGACAAATCCGAAAATAGGGATTAATTTAGTTTTAAAATAGATTATTACCAGGGTATTAATTATGATGTTGAAAAATGAAGAAAACCGAACTACTTTTTTTTGAAAAAAGATATTTAGCAGGATATGATTATTATCCTTTTGAAGAAATTTTCTCGTCAATAAAACATCTTAAAAAAATAAATAGTAAAAACGAAAAAGAACTTCGTGGTATTCTGTTCACAATAATAATTCAATGTACGACTTATATTGAAGGAATGTGTGGACAAATTTTATTTTCAACAATTGAACATAAAATTAACGAATTTGAAAAAGAATTTGGGAAATTTGATGAAGACGAAGGAACATTCGAAGTTGATGAAGATAAAGATTTCTATATTAGAATATTAAAAAATTTAGAGAGAAAAATCGACGAATCTTATTTTAAA
Coding sequences within:
- a CDS encoding helix-turn-helix transcriptional regulator encodes the protein MEILRLKELMNQKGISREELANKVGVSMTTISNINSEKNLPTINLLLQIAKALDVDIREMFLPTKGSSITQNEVDQAKRLFEKGLNVLNGVIE